From one Eulemur rufifrons isolate Redbay chromosome 23, OSU_ERuf_1, whole genome shotgun sequence genomic stretch:
- the CBLN1 gene encoding cerebellin-1 — MLGAVELLLLGVAWLAGPARGQNETEPIVLEGKCLVVCDSNPASDPTGTALGISVRSGSAKVAFSAIRSTNHEPSEMSNRTMIIYFDQVLVNIGSNFDSERSTFIAPRKGIYSFNFHVVKVYNRQTIQVSLMLNGWPVISAFAGDQDVTREAASNGVLIQMEKGDRAYLKLERGNLMGGWKYSTFSGFLVFPL; from the exons ATGCTGGGCGCcgtggagctgctgctgctgggggtcGCGTGGCTGGCGGGCCcggcccgcgggcagaacgagacgGAGCCCATTGTGCTGGAGGGCAAGTGCCTGGTGGTGTGCGACTCCAACCCCGCGTCCGACCCCACGGGCACAGCCCTGGGCATCTCTGTGCGCTCCGGCAGCGCCAAGGTGGCTTTCTCTGCCATCAGGAGCACCAACCACGAGCCGTCCGAGATGAGTAACCGCACCATGATCATCTACTTCGACCAG GTGCTAGTGAACATCGGCAGCAACTTTGATTCCGAGCGCAGCACTTTCATCGCCCCGCGTAAAGGGATCTACAGTTTTAACTTCCACGTGGTCAAGGTCTACAACAGACAGACCATCCAG GTGAGCCTCATGTTAAACGGGTGGCCGGTGATTTCAGCCTTCGCTGGTGACCAGGACGTGACCCGGGAGGCCGCCAGCAACGGAGTCCTGATCCAAATGGAGAAAGGCGACCGCGCATACCTCAAGCTGGAGCGGGGGAACTTGATGGGGGGCTGGAAGTACTCGACCTTCTCCGGATTCCTCGTGTTTCCCCTCTGA